In a single window of the Labeo rohita strain BAU-BD-2019 unplaced genomic scaffold, IGBB_LRoh.1.0 scaffold_1402, whole genome shotgun sequence genome:
- the LOC127158229 gene encoding uncharacterized protein LOC127158229 — protein MTTKSPEKIKEEFLSFIEEDAVDLSGIANFVRHHCNSTIPLVKPRSCTLRICGLEETVFEGDEEQLETWKDYYLPERMEMEVIGVIDDFPCDAFGLQLVLLLGEDGRVFACEDELLHLVARNLRDLFQCKMVFPGIEIFKLGECFEEPTEEEYLEMMESEDIKEMKKLHMEYRESLELELLNTMNEIAQSRNDDKQKQVVSEDFTSSTKQRFQENSSICSCKVENREKVWYNQCHYRAFCLSSHGLVV, from the exons ATGCTGTGGACCTCAGTGGAATTGCAAATTTCGTAAGGCATCATTGCAACTCTACAATTCCTCTTGTGAAACCAAGAAGTTGTACTCTGAGAATTTGTGGGCTGGAAGAAACAGTGTTTGAAGGGGATGAAGAACAGCTTGAAACATGGAAAGATTATTACCTGCCAGAAAGGATGGAAATGGAGGTGATTGGTGTCATTGATGACTTCCCATGTGATGCATTCGGTCTGCAGTTGGTGCTTTTGTTGGGTGAAGATGGAAGGGTCTTTGCCTGTGAGGATGAGCTTTTGCACCTCGTAGCCAGAAATTTGAGAGACCTGTTCCAGTGCAAAATGGTTTTCCCTGGAATAGAGATCTTCAAGCTTGGAGAATGTTTTGAAGAGCCG ACTGAGGAAGAATATCTTGAAATGATGGAAAGTGAAGATATCaaagaaatgaagaaattaCACATGGAGTACAGAGAATCTCTGGAGCTTGAATTGCTGAACACTATGAATGAAATCGCACAGAGTCGTAAC GAtgataaacaaaaacaagtggTTTCAGAGGATTTCACTTCAAGCACAAAACAAAGATTTCAAGAAAATTCATCAATATGCAGTTGCAAGGTGGAAAACAGAGAAAAGGTTTGGTACAATCAATGTCATTACAGGGCTTTTTGCCTATCAAGCCATGGGCTTGTTGTGTAA